The following coding sequences are from one Salvia hispanica cultivar TCC Black 2014 chromosome 3, UniMelb_Shisp_WGS_1.0, whole genome shotgun sequence window:
- the LOC125210414 gene encoding ethylene-responsive transcription factor LEP-like: MSRSNDQFRYKGVDLEKRTGKYCARIFDAEEKTTKRNNLGTFDTAEEAAMAYDYAARSMHGSNAYTNFVYPDGRHRGSLTNITAPHEPEYELSPDHPAPAAAGYNYVGGSGYNSGYQQSYYGQGEGQYSGQVDYQQNTGFGQVEYPQWAPGDELPPLPQDLTSSAVGYGGGYMPPPGGDGSYSGGGGYGYGYGNGNGWQ, from the coding sequence atgagtcGATCAAACGATCAGTTCCGATACAAGGGCGTGGATTTGGAGAAGAGGACAGGCAAGTACTGTGCGCGGATATTCGACGCGGAGGAGAAGACAACTAAGCGAAACAATCTCGGCACATTCGACACGGCTGAGGAGGCCGCCATGGCCTACGACTACGCCGCCCGGTCCATGCACGGCTCCAACGCCTACACCAACTTCGTCTATCCTGACGGCAGGCACCGCGGTTCCCTCACCAACATCACTGCCCCTCATGAGCCCGAGTACGAGCTCTCGCCCGACCACCCCgcccccgccgccgccggctACAACTACGTCGGCGGCAGCGGCTACAACTCTGGGTACCAGCAGAGCTATTACGGGCAGGGCGAGGGGCAGTATTCGGGGCAGGTGGATTACCAGCAAAACACGGGGTTCGGGCAGGTGGAGTACCCGCAGTGGGCGCCGGGGGATGAgctgccgccgctgccgcAGGACCTCACGAGCTCGGCGGTGGGGTACGGAGGCGGGTATATGCCGCCTCCGGGTGGGGATGGTAGCTACTCCGGCGGAGGGGGGTATGGATATGGCTATGGGAATGGGAATGGGTGGCAGTGA
- the LOC125210415 gene encoding ethylene-responsive transcription factor LEP-like has protein sequence MSRSNDQSQYKGVDLEKRTGKYCARIYDAEEKTTKRNNLGTFDTAEEAAMAYDYAARSMHGSNAYTNFVYPDGKHCGSLTNITAPHEPEYELSPDHPAPSAAGYNYAGGSGYNYGYQQSYLGQGEGQYSGFGQVDYGQNSGFGQVEYPQWAPGDELPPLLQDLTSSSVGYGNDGRRK, from the coding sequence ATGAGTCGATCAAACGATCAGTCCCAATACAAGGGCGTGGATTTAGAGAAGAGGACAGGAAAGTACTGCGCGCGGATATACGACGCGGAGGAGAAGACAACTAAGCGAAACAATCTTGGCACATTCGACACGGCCGAGGAGGCCGCCATGGCCTACGACTATGCCGCCCGGTCCATGCACGGCTCCAACGCCTACACCAACTTCGTCTATCCCGATGGCAAGCACTGCGGCTCCCTCACCAACATCACTGCCCCTCATGAGCCCGAGTATGAGCTCTCGCCTGACCACCCAGCCCCCTCCGCCGCTGGCTACAACTACGCCGGCGGCAGCGGCTACAACTACGGCTACCAGCAGAGCTACTTGGGGCAGGGCGAGGGGCAGTATTCGGGGTTCGGGCAGGTGGATTATGGGCAAAACTCGGGGTTCGGGCAGGTGGAGTACCCGCAGTGGGCGCCGGGGGATGAGCTGCCGCCGCTGCTGCAGGATCTCACAAGCTCGTCGGTGGGATACGGCAATGACGGACGCAGAAAATAA